In the Mya arenaria isolate MELC-2E11 chromosome 11, ASM2691426v1 genome, one interval contains:
- the LOC128208452 gene encoding zinc finger MYM-type protein 1-like, which translates to MAMCLRYFVGANLREDFLGFAECESTTGETLSNAFLANLELAGVDVNKMRGQGYDGAANMSGIRRGVQARIQQRILGAVYTHCKVHCLNLAIIHASKEMYARNMMATVQQIAFAINYYAKRLLRFQENLDNDEVARVEMDKRTKLQSLCETRLAARADALHTFLCLFRVVVSSLDELASDYGDSKATGYSRLALFRPSSSSLPECLSNMRCQGSYTCRNSPRRRRVIYWRQQEKHVLLSLC; encoded by the exons ATGGCCATGTGCCTTAGATACTTCGTCGGAGCTAATTTACGCGAAGATTTTTTGGGGTTCGCTGAGTGCGAATCAACTACAGGCGAGACGTTGTCCAATGCCTTCTTAGCAAATCTTGAACTGGCGGGTGTTGACGTAAACAAAATGCGTGGCCAGGGATATGATGGCGCTGCCAATATGTCCGGTATCCGAAGAGGCGTACAGGCAAGGATCCAACAGCGTATTCTTGGGGCTGTGTACACCCACTGCAAAGTCCACTGCCTCAACCTGGCCATTATCCACGCATCAAAAGAAATGTATGCAAGGAACATGATGGCTACCGTACAACAAATAGCGTTTGCTATTAACTACTATGCTAAACGCCTCCTACGCTTCCAGGAAAACCTTGACAACGATGAAGTTGCCCGTGTCGAGATGGATAAGCGCACTAAACTGCAATCTCTTTGCGAGACCCGGTTGGCAGCTAGGGCGGATGCTTTGCACACTTTCCTATGCTTATTTAG AGTTGTTGTAAGTTCCTTGGACGAACTCGCTAGCGATTATGGTGACAGCAAAGCCACGGGATACAGTCGACTCGCTCTATTCAGACCTTCGAGTTCATCACTACCCGAGTGTCTGTCGAACATGCGTTGTCAGGGCTCGTACACCTGTCGAAACTCCCCCAGAAGAAGACGTGTGATTTACTGGAGGCAACAGGAGAAGCACGTGTTGTTGTCGCTTTGTTAG